Within Candidatus Hydrogenedens sp., the genomic segment TATTTACAAATGGGAGTTGGTGGAGATGATAGTTGGGGTGCTTTGCCTCATGAGGAATATCAGATAAAACCGAAGAAGTATCAGTATTCGTTTGTAATGCTACCTATAAAGGCAGGTTCGCGAAATCAATTTAGGGAGTTATATAGAAAATATATATCAGAGAAGTTTTAGTTATGAAGAAAACAGAAACTTTATTTTGAGTATACTTTCCTCTCAAATGCGTTTGGAATATTCATTTCTTCTCGATATTTGGTTACGGTTCTTCGTGCTATTTTAATGCCTTCTTGTTTTTGAACCTGTTCGGCTATTTGCTGGTCGCTCAATGGTTTTGATTTGTCTTCTTCATCAATGATTCGTTGAATGATTGTTTTGATAGTCCGTGATGAAATTTCTTTCTCGCTGGTTTCAGATTTTTTACCCCCTGTGAAGAAGTATTTTAATTCAAAGATTCCTTGAGGGGTAGACATATATTTTTTCGCAATGCATCTTGAAATTGTGGATTCATGGATTCCTAATCGGCTGGAAATATCTTTGTATGTCATTGGTTTTAAGTATTCAACACCATTTCTGATAAAATCTTCCTGTAGGGTCACGATTTCTTTGGCAACTCTGTAAAGGGTAGAGTTTCTTAAATCGATACACCTTTTGAGGCGTATGGCAGACTCTTTATATTTGCGAAGTTGAGCCTTATCCTCACTGGGTAAACGTTTTATTTGTTCCTTAGGTATTGTTTCTACGATTTTGATACTCGGGGTGATTTTATCTTCCAGTTCAATAGTAATCTCGTCTTCTTCATTTATCTTTACTATAATATCTGGAATGATATATTCAGGTTCCTCGGCAAATTCATGTCCAGGATAAGGATTTAATGTGTCTCGGAGTAGTTTAATGAGTTCTTCGACCTCATGGGGTTTTATATTCAATCCTTTTGCAATTTTCAATATTTGCCGATGAATAATCTCATCATGATATTCTTCAATCAGTTTTTGTAAGAAGGGATTATCAGGGAAAAGACGTTTTACTTGAATTAAAAGGCATTCTTTTAAATCTCTGGCACCTACGCCAGGAGGGTCAAGACTCTGGATTTTTTTAAGTATTTTTTCTATGTCCTCCGTTGAGGTATTGAATGCTTTTGCAATTTCTTCAATATCACCAACAAAATAACCTCTTTGGTCGATGCTCGCTATAATGCTTTCGCCAATTTCAATCTCTTTCTCGTTGTCTGTATCTATTCTTAGTTGTTTTATTAGAAAACTTCTTAATGACTCATGATATTTTTGGTTTGCAAAGCGTTTTTCTGCCCACTCGTCTATATCGGGGTTATAACTTAAATTTGTGGGATTTTTGTATCTATCATCATCTTTTTCTAAATCAAAATATTTCTGATTGGCTTCTTCTTGTTCATATTCATAATCATTTTCATCATCGATATCAGGTTCGTCACGAGTATGAATAGGTGTAGTTTCGGTAATGGTTGAGGTATTTTCTGTCTCAAATAAATCGTCTGTTGTTGGCGTTTCTACCAGATCGTGATATTCTAATTCGATAAGAGGGTTTCCATCTGCCTCTTGATGAATATATTGTTCTAATTCATAAATTGGCATTTGTAAAATTTGTAAGGATTGAGTCTGAAATAGGGATAATTGAAGTTCCTGTCGTTGTTGTAATGTTTGTCTGGCTTCTAACTTCATTAAATTTGTCCCTATCGAATCGCTCTTGTTTATAATTGAAATTAGTGATTTACAAAATTACATAAAATATTTTACCAAAAAAGTGAAAATTTGATACTAATTAATTCATATTTGTGTTATAATATTATAACAAGAGAAGGTAAGAGGCTAAATAATGAAATTTAGTTTACATGTGTTGATTATATTAGTATTGATTATTTATTCGCTATCAGGGATAAATTTAAATAGCAAAACGAATGTGGTCGCATGGCAGGCTGTATTAACATCAATTCTCACTCAAACGAATGGATTAGATGTTACTATATTAAATAACGATGTTAATGGGGACACAAAGGTTGATGTATGTGATTTGTGTGTGATTGTGAACAAGATGAAACAGAATGATGGGAACGTTCCAAAATCCAGAAATATTAAGAACCAGTATGTGTGTTTACATATACGATATGAGGATATAAACAAAAGTGTAAATGAAAGTAAAGAAACGAACAGTTTTGATGAAAACGAATTTGAAGAAATACAGATGTTACGTGTATTAAAAAATTATTTGGAGAGAAATGTTAAGACAGTTGATATCCTGTATATATCCCCGCCTTTACGATGTTAAATAAAAATTAATTTTCCAGTTGTTTATAATAACTTTTATGTGGTACAATTTAAAGAAATTAAAATTAATAGAAGGAGAATAAAAAAATGAATAACAGGAAGTTAAATTTGAAGAAAGTACGTTGGATTTTATGGGCTTTATTAATTAGTTGTTTTATTTATATATGCCCAGCAGGAGCACAAACAGACGCAGAGGTAGATTATTGTAATATTCCTAATTGCAGTAATTTAATACCAGGTCCTCTGTATACAGAAAGTTTTGAAAATTCAATGAGGGAATTATATACGAAAATCCCATTAATTGGAGGAAATCCTGATAATCTTGATTTGGACTTTGATGGGATGAAGGATACCGCTCAGGCTCGTTTATTCGATACGATTATGGAAAGTTTTTCATTGATTGGTGGGATACCTACCCGTAATTGTATTTATTGGGCTTATGTAGGCAATCGTTTGAAGGTTGAAGCGTTGGCTCTTGCTATACAAGCAGGCTGGCCATCCTATTTAGGAACGCCACCAGACCTTGAAGGTATGAAAACCTTTTTCGCAGCACTGGCAACAATGGGGAACACAGCGATTATTAATACTATTCTATCAGCGTTGAATTGGATAATTCCTGACTTACCCGACCTTTCCTTATTAGAATTGGATGGCTCAAATATTGTTTATCTAAATGCCAAAGGTGATGCGGATTTGGACGGTGTCTGCAATATTGGTGAATACAAAGCATGGGTTTTGAACACACCTGCTGACTTTGATGCATTTGTGAATGCGGCTATTAATAGTAGTATTACAGATTATTACGGTGGTTGTCCTGCTTGTGGGACAGAAGGAGCCGTTGAAGGTGAAGGCGAAGGTGGAGGTCCACCTCCTTGTAATATGCGTTCTGATGAAAACTATTTTGCATTGTTAGTAATGTTTGGTGATACAAATGGTGATGGTAAGTTAACAAAAAATGAATTAAAAGCCTTTGTAACAGGTTTCCTTTTAGATTTAGGATGGTGGCTAATTGATAAAGACGGTGATGGTTTTATGTCCTTTGATGAATTTGTAGCCAGTAATCGTTTGGGTGGACTTTTACCTGCAAACCTTGATTCAAATGGAGATAATCAGGTAACTCTAACAGAAATAAGACAATTAAGTTCAAAGATTACGCAAGACCAATTTAATCAGCATGATGTTGATGGTAATGGCTATCTTGACTGCATCGAGATGATGGGTCCACTTCCAGAATCCTGCTATGCTGAATGGTGTTGGGATACATGTAATCAGACCGCAGTAAGTGCGGGATTTGAAACTGCATTACGTAGTTTGTATGGACTTGCTACCTGGCTTGGATTAAATCCTGACACAGCTGATATAGACGGAAATGGAATGTATGATGTGGCTCAGGCAAGGTTATTGGATTATATTCTTGCCCATCCGGAATTGCCTGTTTTCTGCTGTGTGAAGAACGCATACATGAATAATCGTGTTGTGGCTCAAGGAAAATGGGAATCTATTCCCCTTATTGGACAGGTATTTACACCTACTACTTTTATTAATGTAATTGCTGGGGTTTTAACGACAGGGGAGCAGTCATTAATCAACTCCGTTGTAAGTATCATTGATACACTATTATTCTGGACAACATTTACCCTTAATGAATATGATCTAACAGCTGGGCAATATCTTACATCAGCAGGTGACCCCGATTTTGATGGAGTTTGTAATGTGGGTGAATATAAAGCCTATGTGTCTGCACCCACGGATATAGATACCTTTATACTTGCATCTTTAGATATTAATCAGGCAGTAAATGGTGGTGGTTGCCCACTTTGTCCAGGTACTTATGAAGGCGAACCCCCTTGTAATATTGAGGATATTACGCATTATTATTATATCTTGATTATGTTTGGTGATACAGATGGAAATGGATTATTATCCAAGGAAGAACT encodes:
- the rpoN gene encoding RNA polymerase factor sigma-54; its protein translation is MKLEARQTLQQRQELQLSLFQTQSLQILQMPIYELEQYIHQEADGNPLIELEYHDLVETPTTDDLFETENTSTITETTPIHTRDEPDIDDENDYEYEQEEANQKYFDLEKDDDRYKNPTNLSYNPDIDEWAEKRFANQKYHESLRSFLIKQLRIDTDNEKEIEIGESIIASIDQRGYFVGDIEEIAKAFNTSTEDIEKILKKIQSLDPPGVGARDLKECLLIQVKRLFPDNPFLQKLIEEYHDEIIHRQILKIAKGLNIKPHEVEELIKLLRDTLNPYPGHEFAEEPEYIIPDIIVKINEEDEITIELEDKITPSIKIVETIPKEQIKRLPSEDKAQLRKYKESAIRLKRCIDLRNSTLYRVAKEIVTLQEDFIRNGVEYLKPMTYKDISSRLGIHESTISRCIAKKYMSTPQGIFELKYFFTGGKKSETSEKEISSRTIKTIIQRIIDEEDKSKPLSDQQIAEQVQKQEGIKIARRTVTKYREEMNIPNAFERKVYSK
- a CDS encoding EF-hand domain-containing protein, translating into MNNRKLNLKKVRWILWALLISCFIYICPAGAQTDAEVDYCNIPNCSNLIPGPLYTESFENSMRELYTKIPLIGGNPDNLDLDFDGMKDTAQARLFDTIMESFSLIGGIPTRNCIYWAYVGNRLKVEALALAIQAGWPSYLGTPPDLEGMKTFFAALATMGNTAIINTILSALNWIIPDLPDLSLLELDGSNIVYLNAKGDADLDGVCNIGEYKAWVLNTPADFDAFVNAAINSSITDYYGGCPACGTEGAVEGEGEGGGPPPCNMRSDENYFALLVMFGDTNGDGKLTKNELKAFVTGFLLDLGWWLIDKDGDGFMSFDEFVASNRLGGLLPANLDSNGDNQVTLTEIRQLSSKITQDQFNQHDVDGNGYLDCIEMMGPLPESCYAEWCWDTCNQTAVSAGFETALRSLYGLATWLGLNPDTADIDGNGMYDVAQARLLDYILAHPELPVFCCVKNAYMNNRVVAQGKWESIPLIGQVFTPTTFINVIAGVLTTGEQSLINSVVSIIDTLLFWTTFTLNEYDLTAGQYLTSAGDPDFDGVCNVGEYKAYVSAPTDIDTFILASLDINQAVNGGGCPLCPGTYEGEPPCNIEDITHYYYILIMFGDTDGNGLLSKEELKAITGWSDTALSLWGLVDTNGDNQLSLEEFSKVEWLYNLLPGLDGNNDGALTLIELQNLNSNITVDQLNAVDLNQNGALDCEDFVFAEGEGVIEGT